Proteins co-encoded in one Papaver somniferum cultivar HN1 chromosome 5, ASM357369v1, whole genome shotgun sequence genomic window:
- the LOC113284501 gene encoding uncharacterized protein LOC113284501, whose product MKREGRQHGMVRSYLVLPSPLNPTPKSKIVNALDSRPTAGAFTKVSRKPTNHSKFTGKCGVARCTDCHINPGSKSKDKIKGTQKLKSCSAAMDQRSLAWSVVDTNNGNGLDYDSKSATSILCAISSSECFDDYYYDDDDAIEFEEYESDEALTSLQGAEQFQEIEFVVDCLAEEDEGWCVL is encoded by the coding sequence ATGAAGAGAGAGGGTCGACAACATGGGATGGTTAGAAGCTACTTGGTCTTGCCATCGCCATTAAATCCTACACCCAAGTCCAAAATAGTCAACGCACTGGATTCTCGTCCAACCGCCGGAGCATTCACAAAAGTGTCAAGGAAGCCAACGAATCATTCCAAGTTCACAGGTAAATGCGGTGTAGCGAGGTGCACAGATTGTCACATTAACCCGGGGAGTAAGTCGAAAGATAAGATCAAAGGAACTCAAAAGCTTAAATCATGTAGTGCTGCTATGGATCAGCGGTCATTGGCTTGGAGTGTCGTGGATACTAACAATGGAAATGGTTTGGATTATGATTCTAAATCTGCTACGAGTATTCTGTGTGCTATTTCTAGCAGTGAATGTTTTGATGattattattatgatgatgaCGATGCCATTGAGTTTGAAGAATATGAGAGCGATGAGGCATTGACGTCGCTCCAAGGGGCAGAACAGTTTCAGGAGATTGAATTTGTGGTGGATTGTCTAGCCGAAGAAGATGAAGGTTGGTGTGTTTTGTGA